Part of the Juglans regia cultivar Chandler chromosome 14, Walnut 2.0, whole genome shotgun sequence genome, ACCGGCCGAAACAGTGACAGTGTGTGAAAATGGGCTATTTAATTCACTATTTCTTTGTGTAAAATAATGCCaacaattttcttcaaaataataacaattcaCAAGATTTTGAAGATTACCAATGTACTCTAGACCCCCCACCGTGATCTGAAAATgtttctctctcaaattttcaaacaagcgaagatgattaaaatatgcaagtgtAGTTGCCAAACCAAGCACTTGCCTATTTATCGTCTTCGCAATGCGCGATAAAATTCCCTCTGAcataacctggctctgataccactgtagagaaataaataacaaatggaAGCGGAATTAcaacaatatggtgacactcccgtgagggtatttgtctcacaagttggtgatgaacaaagaGAATTGAGTGCTAtcatttgtgcaccaatgacccctatttataagCCATCATGCATCGGTTGGCAAAGggcacatccattggttaaccaatagtaacccaaaggtcacaatTTTAAAgagtgacacatcctattgtgaaaGGGCTCAACTATTGGTAAACCAATAGTAATCCAAAAGTCACAACCTTAAGAACTGACACTTCGTTATACATCATCCTTTATgagaaccatcaccatgttagagaatatCGTTCTAATAGATACACCGTTTGATGATCAGACCTTTTAGAATAACAAAAAAAGTGTTatagttaaaaattttttacaaaagtaaattcacaaactaacatgattttatatatatatatgatataatattatatctactttataataaaaaaatttacaactttACGTAACACATTAAGCATGTTATATTGTGaagttattttgtaattaaagcaTTCCTCTGTCCAAAATATCCGTGCAACCAAATCTACTCGAATAGAAAAAGTCATTCTCATGGCTTGATCACAAAGGTTTTGAAGGGGCGCGTATCCTCAAACCCGAAAAACTTGGTCTTTTCAAGTTAGATGATCTgactcaaatattattattattattttatttttttttgaaaacgaAATTTTCAAAAGGTAGCCGTTTTAGTAATTCCAAATATTAATCGTAAAAGCGGATCAGATTTCTTCCTACGTGACCTGCAGGCCgttttgattttggaaaatgttagGGCGACAACAAATATgcattctaattaatatacatattagtacaaatagttattttttaaagtattttttaaacattcttaccattaagaaaaaataataaaaatagaaattcacttatatatatatactcacttctttaatcattaaaaaaattaaaatattaaaatatatgaatatgcACGTTTGAGAATCATACTAACATTTTCCATTGTGATTTTTAGGaaaggtttggattcaaaattcaccccaactcatctcatctcatcattacaactttctcaaattctcacataaaatataataaacaattcaactttttcaaatctcaaaacaacttttccaaattttcacaccaaatataataaataattcaacttttattctactatttacaaaccatctcaactcttctctgaatccaaacatctcctattGAATTCGAAACGTGTAGGTTTAAAGTTCATTACTCATACGTACAATAATTTAAGAGCACGTTCTGTcgacttaatattttaaaccaAATTTGACTTGATCAAGTAAGATGGAGATAAAAGTGAGAGTTgacatctttatatataaaataaataatattaaatacagtcaTAGAATACATAAGTTTCGTacatttcctttgaaaaaaataaagtccacaattaaaaacataattttttaatttcatgtgGATCCATGGATTTagtcacttttttcaaatggagtgtACAAAACTTACATACACTaggattacaaatatcatttctcatatagaattaggcctagtttggttatacagatgagaagagataaaatgacatgataaacctatgaataatagtaagataatttgtaaatagtagtgaaatagattgagttaagatgttttatagacTTTTGAGAAAGGcaagagaaaatgttgaataaaaaaaattataaagttaaaagagagttataatattattttttctttttagatttgaaaattttttttgattgtttttttatttttggaagtttgggaaagctataatgattaaatgaaaaaattaataattgaaaattgaaaaatgtttatgtttgtggtatttggatattgagatgagatgagatgagatgatatgagatactTTAAAATATTCGTGGCTTGTTtgggggatgagatgagataaaaattttgtgaataatagtaagatagtttgtgaatagtagtcagatagtttgaattgagtattttttgagttttgggaaatgagagagaaaaagttgaataaaaatattataaagttaaaatattgttagaatatagttttataatattatttttatttgaggatgtgaaaaaattgaattatcttttttattttttgtttgaaagtttgggaaagttgtaataattagtttgaaaatgtaattatgtttgggaagaaaatgggATGAAACTCCACATAGAAGTCTTACAacacaaaaatgacaaataacaTGTTGATAAGGTGGATCCAActaatcaaaattttatttttcatttttgtcattctatctTAATACtcaaatatgtgtatttaaatagaatgacaaatcacatgttagTTAGGTGGAAGTGTGTGGTATAGAGTTTCCTTATAGCATTTCTCTTGTATTGATAGATGGCTTAAAATCCACGTTGTCATTGTTGTGTCCACATGGGCTAAGAGCATGGGTAGAGAAGTTACCTTGGTAACTCGCCCTTAGCTAAATAATTTCGAAGTTAGTTaattttaatgtagttttttcagttttttttttaatttttaatttttgtcttaTTCGTTTAAGTTTTAGATTTCTTGagttcttaaattatttttaaaattttttaatatactatTCATGTGGCTCACATGTGATCAGTCTTATGATATCATGTGTCGAATTGTCAATAATATGGCATTTCTAATTGGGAGATGGAGGGGTGCCCACGTGGGCATGCCTCTCCTCTCTTGGTGCAATAACGTTACATAAAAACAAGTCATGCGTTATGCCTCAAATTGAAAGTGGCTTACGGCCACTTCATGAAGATTAAAAGCTGACCTTTAAGACCAATCGTGAGTGGTGCACGAGGAGGGCTATATATAGCCCCTCCTCAGCTGGTTCCCACACCATTCTTGACTTGCACataatctctttctatttttcattctctcttgaGTAAACATTTAGGCTGTGGAATTTTTTGAGTATAACTCTAGTTCATTCTAAGTAGTATACTTCACCACCAAGAGTAGATGCTTGAGGCTTGTTGAAATTTTGGCTAAAAGGGATAAACTAGTAGAGCAACTCGAAAAGTTGTGCTTGAGGTATTCCGTTGTACCCTCttacattggtatcagagcttttaAATTGTTGCGTCCAGTTTACCGAATGCCCCTACTTTTAACGTAGTTTGAATCTCTATTTTTCTAATTACAACCATTTTTTGTGCTTGAGTTGGCGGAGCCATTGCAAGCACCACTCCTGCTGCAAGCATCAATCGGTGTTGCGTGCACCAACAGGGGTACTACGTTCATAGGAGTGGCGTTGTGTGGTGGTGCTATGCGCACCATGGTGTAGCTCACACCGTGGGGGTGCTGCACGCCGTGGTACAGGATGCACCAATGGTGCTATGCGCTCCAGAAGTTTTTTGGGTGAGGAAGATGAATTCTTTCGGGTCTGGGGTTGGAAATTCGTCATATGCTAATTTGGTATACCTTGAAGCATAATTTTGGACAAATAGACGATAATTCGATTCTAACCATTACCATGACTGGTGTACGAAACTTGAAATCAAAGTCAAATACACCTCTCTAGGTCATCTCCAGGCCAACGGGTAGGTCGAGGCTACCAACAAAATCGTGCACAGTAGTTGAAGAAAAGATTGGCAAGAAAAAAGAGATCATGGGCTAAGGAACTCCCAAGAGTCTTATGGGCATATAGGACAACCATGAAAATCCCGATAGGAGAAATCCCATTCACCATGGCCTATGAGAGTGAAGTGGTCATATCGGTGGAGGTCGGGATACTGAGCTATAGATTCCAATGTTACGACGAGGAGTTGAATAACAAAGGGTTAGAAGAGAATCTCGACCTACTAGAGGAAAGAAGGTAAGAGGTAGAAATCAATATGGCCGCTTACAAAAGAAAGATGGAGCACTATTTTAACAGAAGGGTCAAACCTAGGTCATTCAAAATATAGAACTTAGTGCTAAAGGTAACGGGAACGATGACTCTAGGAGAAGGAAAACTTGACCCTTGGTCGGAAGGGCCATATGTGGTCGTGGCCAATCACAGACTGGATCATACTTCCTCAAGGACATGGAAGGAAAGGAGTTAACTCACTCGTGGAATGCTGGACACCttaagatatatttttcttaaattttctcaTGTAACTtggaaatacaataaaattaactttctTTCAAATGTTATCTCTCACGCAATAATCCAACAAACCAAACGGCCAAAAACACCActtaaaataattgtgttaaTCCTCGCTAGCGGGATTGAGCATCTCTCCCACCATCCTCGAAGCCAAGTGTTAGCAACGCTTATGCAATCAAGGTTACCATCGCACTTGGTGATCAAATGATAACACCACTTGAGCAAGTGTGTTAGTCCTCGCCAGTGCGATCAAGTATCTCTCATGCCATCTTTGAAACTGAGTGTTAACAACACGCATGCGATCAGGAGCTAACACTCATACTCGGCGATTAGTAAGGGTGGGACTTCTCCTTTTTCCGAAGgcaacaaaaaatcttcactaTATGTGGACTTTTCCTAGTGTTTTATTGTTAAGTatagttatgatttttttagcCAATCTGTCAACTCAGAAAATAAATCATAGTCATATCTATTAATTACATGGTCTTGGACTGTCAATAATGACTTTTCATTAGAGTTTAGCTACTTGATCGTTCCACTTACTTCTATTATGTTAATCTTAATTACTAATGTTGGAATTATGGTTCTTACTTATAGTGACAATTATATGTCTCATGATTAAggatatttgagatttttttcttatatgagTTTTTTCAATGCTTCAATGTTGGGATTTGTAACTAGTTCTAATTtgatacaaatttatattttttgggaatTAGTTGGAGTGTGTCCTTATCTATTAATAGGTTTTTGTTCACACAACTGGAGGACCAGCACGGTCTAGTATCTCTCCCACCATCCTCGAAGCCAAGTGTTAGGCATATGTAATTGGGGTTAACACTCACGGCGATCAAAAGATAACACCACTTGAACAAGTGTGTTAGTCCTCACTAGCACGGTCGAGCATCTCTCCTGCCATCCTCGAAGCCAAGTGTTAGCAATGCATATGCGATCAGAGCTAACACTCGCACTAGTGATCAAAGGATATATAAACATCACTTGTACAAGTGTGTTAGCCCTTGCCTGCGTGGTTGAGCATCCTTATTATGCTGATACAAATAGAGTGCTTGATTTTTACTTATTCCGCTACAGTTTAAATGTCTATTTCCTTATACATGCACTTTCTTGTGATCACCATTGTATGCTTATTCTCAATCTAAGTCCAAGATGTTGCCGACCGGCCAGTTGGCACCTTTGGTAACACGGATCCTTGCCAGATCCTTTATCGAGGAACAGGCCAGGTTCCACAACCTATATTTTCTcctcatgaaaaaaattaatattttgatcatTGTCTCCTTTGAAGAACTAAATCGCAAACAACGAGCGGGATTAGagagtattaagatataaaataaataataatatctactcattcccatcagtttaaacttttagaacaagtgataatttcacatggtatcataACAGAGATCCTGAATTCGAACCTTAACTATACACTCtactctatttaattaaatattctacgtgtTGAGTCATCCATTTTATGAGAGTTTGGGCCACACGTGAGGAggagtattaagatataaaataaataataaaatttacctatttccattagtttaaaattttggaataagcGGTGATTTAGGGATATGTCTCCAATTTTGAAGCCCCTTTATTCAATTCATGAATCCATTTGAACTTACATGCAGTGAAAGTTTTACAAATATAACTACACTGTGGAATGTGTACTTTTAGGTTGTCCAGAAGGCTTCATTGCAATTAATTTAACAGATAGCACAGCTACCAGAACCAATATTAATGCAAGCATCATCAATGTCTTTGGCTTCTTCAGATCCCAGGTACTTAAGCCACCAACCACTAGGTTATAACGGCCTTTCAGCACTCTAATTAATTCACCTGTAGCATCCTCAACCATGCTACTCTTTCCATCGCTACTGCTCGACTCCTTTTTCTTTGGTGCCTTTTGAGGATCTTTGTTACCATGATCTAAGACACTTTCTTGCACAGTAGTTTTCTCATATGATGGTTTTTCCACATGACTGGCCTTTGAAGCAACTTCTGGAGCAGCCTGTTGTTCATGAGCATCCTTCTGATCTTGTGGTTCACTTTTGGGCATGTGTTGAGAGATCGCTTTCGGGTGTCTGACGTAAAGTGTGCCTTTTTCAAACTCTGCAGTGATTTCAGTTGTCTCTGTATTCAATGGGACCGAGATTTCCTTCTTGAAACGCCGATATTTCTGGTCACCAAGCGGGCGTTCGCCGCTAATCCTAAGAGTAAGATTTGAGGTGAGCTGAACCTTTAATTGCTCCTTTCTAAAACCTACGCCATCACGGTAGATTGTTTAAATAAGAAACACTCGCACaagttatgttaatattttcttgtcttttgtGGGTGCTTCTAGGTATATatcttgcatgcatgtgttgAACATAACCCAACACTCTTCCTCAAGTACTGAAACAATTTTAGCGTGTAAAATCTCTAGtaaacattattaaaataattaaaatacacaaatcttatttgaaaaacataataaaaatgcAGAATAACTTGAGGGGTAACCAACCACGTCCCCTGGCCATTGGAGATCACTCATACGTGAGTCTCCACGACCGTGAAAGATTCACGACCCTTTGTTGGGTCTCCATCCAATTCTTGTCATCGGCTGTTCTGTAGATAGTATAATCATG contains:
- the LOC109014046 gene encoding inactive protein RESTRICTED TEV MOVEMENT 2-like — protein: MDAMPTVDDRVYEDFEPQMEWTKEEDCDTLILLLPGFRKEQLKVQLTSNLTLRISGERPLGDQKYRRFKKEISVPLNTETTEITAEFEKGTLYVRHPKAISQHMPKSEPQDQKDAHEQQAAPEVASKASHVEKPSYEKTTVQESVLDHGNKDPQKAPKKKESSSSDGKSSMVEDATGELIRVLKGRYNLVVGGLSTWDLKKPKTLMMLALILVLVAVLSVKLIAMKPSGQPKSTHSTV